A section of the Deltaproteobacteria bacterium genome encodes:
- the lepB gene encoding signal peptidase I, which produces MIFRDRWRRRRVAKSRARRAVETIGWVGAALAIRWALLDAYVVPSGSMLPTLLIGDRMFVDKTAYGLRVPFTTTWLVRWATPARGQVVIFVDPADSTRILVKRVVAVAGDRLQWDERGLVLNGIPVAQRPLPDGKRWHSEVPRGIPVVCGGDRIARRPPPPDARRARQYA; this is translated from the coding sequence GTGATCTTCCGTGACCGGTGGCGCCGACGGCGCGTCGCGAAGTCCCGTGCGCGCCGGGCCGTCGAAACCATCGGGTGGGTGGGGGCGGCGCTCGCCATCCGCTGGGCACTGCTCGATGCCTACGTCGTGCCGTCCGGCAGCATGCTTCCGACTCTCCTGATCGGCGACCGGATGTTCGTCGACAAGACGGCGTATGGGCTGCGCGTGCCGTTCACGACCACATGGCTCGTCCGTTGGGCCACACCCGCACGCGGTCAGGTGGTGATCTTCGTCGACCCGGCGGACTCGACGCGAATTTTGGTCAAGCGCGTCGTCGCCGTTGCCGGCGATCGTCTCCAGTGGGACGAGCGAGGCCTCGTATTGAACGGCATCCCGGTCGCGCAGCGGCCGCTACCGGATGGCAAGCGGTGGCATAGCGAGGTTCCGCGCGGCATCCCAGTCGTATGCGGCGGTGATCGAATCGCTCGGCGACCGCCCCCACCGGATGCTCGTCGGGCCCGACAGTACGCATGA
- a CDS encoding S26 family signal peptidase: protein MVPAGYVFVFGDMRPLARDSRNFGPVAIDTVVGRAAVVWLSCTAPLFTNGWLCDPRTIRWERIGHGVQ from the coding sequence GTGGTGCCAGCGGGATACGTGTTCGTGTTCGGGGACATGCGGCCCCTTGCCCGCGACAGCCGAAATTTCGGACCGGTCGCGATCGATACCGTTGTCGGGCGAGCCGCCGTCGTTTGGCTGAGCTGTACGGCGCCGCTCTTTACCAATGGGTGGCTCTGCGATCCGCGTACGATCCGTTGGGAAAGGATCGGCCACGGCGTCCAGTGA
- a CDS encoding DUF4926 domain-containing protein: MKDAIQLLDVVALTEAIPAHTLRRGQVGRVVETLGDDTFEVEFSDDGGETYALVPVRARQLLVLHYAPEKAA, encoded by the coding sequence ATGAAGGACGCGATTCAGCTACTCGATGTCGTGGCCCTGACTGAGGCCATTCCAGCGCACACGCTTCGGCGCGGACAGGTCGGCAGGGTGGTCGAGACGCTCGGTGACGACACCTTCGAGGTCGAGTTCAGCGACGACGGAGGCGAAACCTACGCGCTCGTGCCGGTACGAGCACGCCAGCTGCTCGTCCTGCACTACGCGCCCGAGAAGGCGGCCTGA